A single window of Candidatus Bealeia paramacronuclearis DNA harbors:
- a CDS encoding DNA recombination protein RmuC: protein MSEELLFGIVGGFVAGGILGYLLKLYQARLEFQYLERLTEEKLNAFDELEKKWEHTFRSLSSEALQNNNQSFLDLAKTTLEKYQDSARQDLTQRQKAIQDLMTPVSKSLETVDQKIQELEKVRQSDNDVLRHQITELSQTQKLLKSETSNLVNALKTPQVRGRWGEMQLKRVVEMAGMLSHCDFQEQVSINQNDVRLRPDLVVHLPGGKHIVVDAKAPLAAYLEAHEELDDEKRILKLKDHARQVRVHIKALSQRSYWEQFPSSPEFVVLFLPGEPFFSAALEQDPELIEIGVQEKVILATPTTLIALLRSVAYGWQQDQLAQNAREISNLGRELHKRIMDMADHFSKLGRHLGSAVQSFNQAMGSLEHRVLSSARKFESLGVTAHEVTLPAPVTLEVIPRELPPSDIQKAG from the coding sequence TTGTCAGAAGAGCTGCTATTCGGAATTGTAGGCGGATTTGTTGCGGGAGGGATCTTGGGGTATCTCCTCAAACTTTATCAAGCTCGTTTGGAGTTCCAATACCTTGAGAGATTGACGGAAGAAAAGCTTAATGCTTTTGATGAATTGGAGAAAAAGTGGGAGCATACGTTTCGTTCACTGTCTTCGGAAGCTCTTCAAAATAATAATCAATCGTTTTTGGATTTGGCCAAAACAACTCTCGAAAAATATCAAGATTCAGCACGTCAAGATTTGACACAACGACAAAAAGCCATCCAAGATCTGATGACGCCTGTCAGCAAATCTTTGGAAACGGTGGATCAAAAAATTCAGGAACTCGAAAAAGTGAGGCAAAGCGATAATGATGTTTTGCGCCATCAAATCACTGAGCTCTCTCAAACGCAAAAGCTTTTAAAATCGGAAACCTCAAATTTGGTGAATGCGCTTAAAACACCTCAAGTGCGCGGACGTTGGGGTGAAATGCAACTCAAACGCGTGGTTGAAATGGCGGGGATGTTGTCCCATTGTGATTTCCAAGAGCAAGTTTCAATCAACCAAAATGATGTCCGTTTGCGCCCCGATCTGGTTGTTCATTTGCCCGGCGGAAAACACATTGTGGTCGATGCCAAAGCCCCGCTTGCGGCGTACCTTGAGGCCCATGAAGAACTGGATGATGAAAAGCGGATTTTAAAACTCAAAGATCATGCACGCCAAGTTCGTGTCCACATCAAAGCCCTTTCACAAAGATCTTATTGGGAGCAGTTTCCTTCCTCCCCAGAGTTTGTAGTTCTATTTTTACCAGGCGAGCCATTCTTCAGTGCAGCCCTTGAGCAAGATCCAGAACTCATAGAAATTGGGGTTCAAGAAAAAGTCATTTTGGCAACACCCACAACGTTGATTGCGCTTTTAAGATCTGTGGCTTATGGTTGGCAACAAGATCAATTGGCTCAAAATGCCAGAGAAATTAGCAACTTGGGGCGTGAACTTCACAAACGAATTATGGATATGGCTGATCATTTTTCAAAACTGGGACGCCATCTTGGGTCTGCCGTTCAATCTTTCAACCAAGCCATGGGAAGCCTGGAGCACCGGGTCCTTTCTAGCGCTCGAAAATTTGAAAGTTTAGGGGTGACTGCGCATGAAGTCACACTGCCCGCGCCTGTAACGCTTGAGGTGATTCCAAGAGAACTTCCACCCTCTGATATACAAAAAGCAGGATAA
- a CDS encoding NupC/NupG family nucleoside CNT transporter, with protein MLIPQALLGIVTFIAVAWIFSESRKNVNFKQVIIGLLIQFLLAVLVLKIDAVRNGFLFVGDGVMALKDATVAGTSFVFGYLGGGDSPFSAKDGANTFIFAFQALPVVIVVSAIAMLLFHWQILPVLVKFFSKGFQKVMGIGGALGVCAAAKMFLGQTEAPLLIRPYLGKFTRSELFTVMVAGMATTSISIMVLYGMILEKVIMNPIAHILTASVISVPAAITISRILIPQVGEETSGHLVVPYKFSGSMDAISQGTSDGMRLFMNILAMLIVFLSLVALTNAILGLFPGIGGEPMSLQLLLGYALSPLAWLMGIPWDEALIAGGLLGKKTILNEIVAFISLASIPQGIFSAKTSLIMTYALCGFANLSSIGIQIGGIGTMVPERRQEIISLGLKAMIAGTVASCMSGAMIGIITSFG; from the coding sequence ATGTTAATTCCTCAAGCTCTACTGGGTATCGTTACCTTTATCGCAGTAGCTTGGATATTTAGTGAAAGTCGTAAAAACGTTAATTTCAAACAAGTCATTATTGGCCTCCTCATTCAATTTTTGTTAGCCGTTCTTGTTCTTAAGATCGATGCTGTTCGGAATGGGTTTCTTTTCGTAGGAGATGGCGTAATGGCACTTAAAGACGCAACGGTCGCTGGAACAAGCTTCGTCTTTGGATATTTGGGAGGTGGCGATTCTCCCTTCTCTGCCAAAGATGGCGCCAACACTTTTATTTTCGCATTCCAAGCCCTCCCCGTTGTAATTGTGGTCAGCGCCATTGCGATGCTCCTTTTCCATTGGCAAATTTTGCCAGTTCTTGTGAAGTTTTTCTCCAAAGGCTTCCAAAAAGTCATGGGAATTGGAGGAGCGCTCGGTGTTTGTGCCGCGGCTAAAATGTTCCTTGGTCAAACAGAGGCACCACTTTTGATTCGCCCTTATCTTGGGAAATTCACACGAAGCGAGCTCTTCACCGTAATGGTGGCAGGAATGGCCACAACCTCCATTTCCATTATGGTGCTTTATGGCATGATTCTGGAAAAAGTCATCATGAATCCCATTGCACATATCTTAACAGCCTCCGTCATCAGCGTGCCTGCGGCCATTACCATTTCTCGAATTTTGATCCCGCAAGTGGGCGAAGAAACTTCGGGCCATTTGGTAGTTCCTTATAAGTTTTCAGGATCCATGGATGCCATTTCTCAAGGCACAAGCGATGGCATGCGTTTATTCATGAATATCTTGGCAATGTTGATCGTTTTCCTCTCTTTAGTGGCTCTTACCAATGCAATCCTGGGTCTTTTTCCTGGCATTGGGGGCGAGCCCATGAGCCTTCAACTTCTTTTGGGATATGCGCTTTCGCCTTTGGCCTGGCTCATGGGAATTCCTTGGGATGAAGCGCTTATCGCGGGAGGTCTTTTGGGCAAGAAAACAATCTTGAACGAGATTGTGGCCTTCATCAGTTTGGCTTCAATCCCTCAAGGCATTTTCAGCGCTAAGACCAGTTTGATCATGACTTATGCGCTTTGTGGATTTGCAAACCTCAGTAGCATCGGGATTCAAATTGGAGGCATCGGCACTATGGTGCCCGAGCGTCGCCAAGAGATCATCTCACTTGGCCTCAAAGCCATGATTGCAGGGACTGTCGCCAGTTGTATGAGCGGTGCCATGATTGGTATCATCACCAGCTTTGGTTGA